CGCAAGCCCGTTGGCACCGGGCCGTCGGGGAAGATGTGGCCCAGATGCGCCGCGCAGCGGGTTCCTCGTCAAGACAGGACGGCGAGCCGGCAGATCACGCCGATCAGCGCGCCCGCCAGCAAGGCGATCCAGGCTGCCGCGGCGAGCACGAAGCCGGGTCCGCGTTTCGCGGGATCGCGAAAATAGCTGACCATGTAAAAGACACGGCCGGCGATCCAGACCGCGCCCAGGGCCGCCGCCCAGAGCGGCGAGACATTGATCGCGAACAGCCAGAGCGAGGCCAGGAACGGCACGATCTGCTCGAGCGTGTTGGCCTGAATCCGCTGGGCCCGCTTGAACTCCTCGGGTCCGTCTGTAGAAGGCGCGACGACGCGATGCTTGCCTCGCATCCGTCCGGCCAGCACGAAACTCGCGAGATAGACGGCCAGCGCGGCGATCGTCGCCAAGGCGGGCCAGGCATAGAGGTCAGCCATCGGGGTGGGGTGCTCGGGGGTGCGGGATTGCCAGGGACGGATGATGGGCCGGCGGGAGGATTCGGGTCACGAGGGGCTGAGCAGCCCCCTTCCTAACCTTCCCCCGTTCCGGGGGAAGGGACATATCTCTGATCTCACGTCTCCAATTCATCCCCGCTTGCTGCGGCCCCTGAAGCCGCCACCGCGCTTCGGCCGTCCGGCCTTGGCCGCCCCCGCCGGACGGTCCCAGGGCGTGAGGGCGGGCTCGGCGGCCTTGGAAATGCGGGGCGGACGGGGCCCGACCTGCGGAGGCTGGCCCGCGCGGCCGCCGATCGAACGGCCGCCCGAACCCGGCGATCCGGCCGGGATCTCCAGCTCCATGGCCTCGAGCCGGCGGATCTCGTCGCGCAGCCGGGCTGCTTCCTCGAATTCGAGATCGGCTGCGGCGGTGCGCATGCGCTTCTCGAGATCGGCGACCGTCGCCTGGAGATTGTGGCCGATATGATGCAAGGCGCCCTTGTCGCCGGTCGTGACCGTGACATGGTCGCGCTCATAGACGCTCTCGAGGATGTCGCCGATCGATTTCTTGATCGATTCCGGCGTGATCCCGTGGGCGGCATTCCAAGCGGTCTGCTTGTCGCGCCGCCGCTGGGTCTCGCCCAGCGCCGCCTGCATCGATTTGGTCATCACGTCGGCATAGAGGATGACGCGGCCGTCGACGTTGCGCGCCGCACGGCCAATGGTCTGGATCAGCGAGGTCTGCGAGCGCAGATAGCCTTCCTTGTCGGCGTCGAGAATGGCGACCAGCGCGCATTCGGGGATGTCGAGCCCCTCGCGCAGCAGGTTGATGCCGATCAGCACGTCGAAGGCGCCCAGCCGCAGATCGCGGATGATCTCGATGCGCTCCAGCGTCTCGACGTCGGAATGGATGTAGCGCACCCGCACGCCGGCCTCGTGCATATATTCGGTCAGGTCCTCGGCCATGCGCTTGGTGAGCGTCGTGATCAGCACGCGCTGGCCCTTGGCCGCCGCCGCCTTGCATTCGGCGATCACGTCGTCGACCTGGGTCTCGGTCGGGCGGATGAGGCAGGGCGGATCGATCAGGCCGGTCGGGCGGATCACCTGCTCGGCGAAGACGCCATGGGTGCGCTCCATCTCCCAGGGGCCCGGCGTGGCCGAGACATAGACCGACTGCGGCCGCATCTCGTCCCACTCCTCGAATTTGAGCGGGCGGTTGTCGATGCAGGAGGGCAGGCGGAAGCCGAACTCCGAGAGCGTGTTCTTGCGCTGAAAGTCGCCGCGATACATGCCGCCCACCTGCGGCACGGTCACATGGCTCTCATCCACGATCAGCAGCGCGTCGGCGGGGATATATTCGAACAAAGTCGGCGGCGGCTCGCCCGGCCGGCGGCCGGTGAGATAGCGGGAATAGTTCTCGATGCCCGCGCAGGAGCCCGTCGCCGCCATCATCTCGATGTCGAACTGCGTGCGCTGCTCCAGCCGCTGGGCCTCCAGCAGCTTGCCGGCCTTGTTGAAATCCTCGAGCCGCAGCTTGAGGTCCACCTTGATCTGCTCGATCGCCTGGTTCAGCGTCGGTTTGGGCGTGACGTAATGGCTGTTGGCGTAGATCTTGATCTCGTTGAGCGCGGCGATGCGCTCGCCCGTCAGCGGGTCGAACTCGACGATGCTCTCGACCTCGTCGCCGAACAGCGACAGCCGCCAGGCGCGGTCTTCCAGATGGGCCGGGAAGATCTCGATCGAATCGCCGCGCACCCGGAACGAGCCGCGCTGGAAGGCGGCATCGTTGCGCTTGTACTGGATCTCGACCAGGCGGCGCAGCAGCTCGTGGCGTTCGCGCGTGTCGCCCTTATGGATCGTGATGGTCATGGTCGAGTAGGTCTCGGGCGAACCGATGCCGTAGATACAGGAGACCGACGCCACGATGATCACGTCGCGGCGCTCGAACAGCGAGCGCGTCGCCGAATGGCGCATGCGGTCGATCTGCTCGTTGATCGAGCTTTCCTTCTCGATATAGGTGTCGGTCCGCGGGACATAGGCCTCGGGCTGGTAGTAGTCGTAATAGGAGACGAAATATTCGACCGCGTTCTCGGGGAAGAAGCTCTTCATCTCGCCATAGAGCTGGGCGGCGAGGGTCTTGTTGGGAGCGAGCACCAGGGTCGGGCGCTGCAGCCGCTGGATCACATGCGCCATGGTGTAGGTCTTGCCGGAGCCGGTGACGCCCAGCAGCACCTGGTCGCGCTCGCCTTTGACCAGCCCCTCGGTGAGCTGCTCGATGGCCTGGGGCTGGTCGCCCGCCGGTTCGAAGGGGGAGACCAGCTTGAAGGGCGTGCCCTCGCCCGCGGTCGGGCGTTCGAGCACGATCGGGTCGGATCCCCAGGGGGCCCCTTTGACGGAATTCGGCTTTGTCGACATGGCCCCAGATATAGCGAGCCGCTCCGACCCTGGGTAGGGGTGGGGCCCGCGACCCAGCCATGTTCCTGGCCAGGCGGCGGGCGGGCTCCGCCGGCGGGCAAAATAAACCCGGCGATTCCACGGGAAAGGCCGGGCAAAAAGAAACCCGGCCCCTGATGAAGGAGGCCGGGAGGGCGGATGGGACCGCTCTAAGGGGAACCGACTGTCATGAACGGGTCGGGCCCTGTCACCGGCCCGGCTCATTCGGGTGTTGCGACCAAGCCGGAACCGAGGGTCCCAGCTGGGCCACGCTGACGAGACCCGGCGGCGGTTTCAGGCCGAGAGACTCGGCCACACGCGGAACCGACAGCACGAGCAGCGCCAACAACATGGCGCCCGACATCAGACCGACCCGGATGCTGGCGATCAGCTTGCGGCCCTTGCCGCCCGGGATCGACCCGTTGTCCTGCGCAAACCTGGCATTACCGCGCATCCTGCACCCCCTAATCCTTCGGCATTCTCCGTCGCGACCCCCTTGGTCGCTCGGACAATGCAGATATGGTCAGTCGCTGTGGCGAGACACGCCCCCTCCTGGGGCGTTTCCGTGATTCTTTGCGGCGGAAATGTGGCGCCCATCCTGCCATGCGTTGGATCCGTCGCCCGCCGTCACCTCGCCCAGCCGTTCCGCTGGAGTCTCATAATTGCGGCCAATGCTGTTTCGGCCGCGTTAAGGGCCGTGGTTAACGCGCGGGATTTTTTCCTGGGCATTGCAACCGATGCATTTGCCGCGAATGCAGGACGACCCTCCGGCGTCGTGGGCTCCGCCAAAAGAAAACCCCGCTCTCTCGACCGCAGGCGAGAGCGGGGCTGGCTGCATCTGCGAAGACGGCGCGGCCGTTATTTCGGGACCGCCACCGTGAAGTAGGGCGCCGTGGGCGTCTGGCCGGGGCCGAAGGGTCCCGGCACCTTATGCGAGAAGGCCGGCAGGCTCTTGATGAAGGCCGCCAGCGCCTTGGCGTCCGCATCGGTGAGCGCGCCATAGGAGTGCCAGGGCATGACCGGTGCCAGCTCGCGGCCATCGGGCCGCACACCGGTGCGAACGGCCGCGACGATCTCCGCCGCGCTCCAATTGCCGAGACCGGTTTCCTTGTCCGAGGTCAGATTGGGCGGATAGAAAATCCCCATTCCCGGGATCTCGAAGCCGATATCCGAGCCGCCCAGCGCATGGGCCATGTCGGGCTGACCGGTCATCGCGCCCGGCGTATGGCAGCCGCCGCAATCCATGATGGTCGCCAGATAGCGGCCGCGTTCGTTCGTGCCTTCGGCCAGGGCCGGTGCGGCGCCGAAGCCGGCCAGGGTCACGATCAGCGCGCCGAAGACGGCGCCACGAGCCAGAGACGGTGTCTTGGTCATAGTCGGGCTTCTCCCCTCGGACGGATGCGGATCGCGAGATGGATCGCGCCGCGGACGCGCCTTCTACGGGAAGGAACCTGGTCCTGTCGAGGGGCTGCGAGAAAATTTCGTCGGGTCTCCGCCATCAGGGGGAGACCCGACGCCACGCCGCTGAAGTCTTCGCAACAATGCGCGAAACAGATGAAACGATCGGCGCCCTTGCGGACGCAATCGCCTCGGCTTTCGATGGCGCTATTGCGACGCCGGATGTTTGGCAAGCCAGTCCTTCATCATGTCCAGCTCCTTCTGCTGGGCCGACACGATGTCCTGGGCAAGCTGCTTGATCTGCGGATCCTTGCCGTATTGCAGCACGGCCTGCGCCATCGCCACGGCGCCCTCATGATGGGCGATCATGTGAGCGACGAAATCGCGATCGGCGTCTCCGCTATAGGGCTGGTTCATCGCCTGATGCATCTGCATCTCGGCTTGCCACAACGCCTGGGATCCGTGCGCGCCATCGCCGTTCATCATGCCGCCATTCATCATCCCGCCATTCATCATCCCGGGCCCCGCGTTGTAACTCTGCCTGCCCATCATGCCGCCATACATCATGCCGGGGCCCATGCCGTAGCCGGGTCCGTTCATCATGCCGGGACCGCTGCCATAGGCGCAGCCCATCATGTTGCAGCCCATCATGCCCGGTCCCATCATCATTCCCGGTCCCCAGCCTTGACGCATCATCGGCATCCCGCCGCCGCTCGTCATCTGCTGCATCATGCCGAACATCTGCTGGCGAAGGCCCTGCATCTGCTGCTGCAGGTCCTGAATCTGCTGCTGGGTCTGGTCCTGTTCCGCCGCCGCGGCTCCCGAGGGCGCCGTCACGGCCAGGCCGAGAACCAAAATGACGACCGCGCCGCAGAGCCTGTGGGTTAGTCGCCGGACGGCGCCTGAATTGATTGGATAATCGGTCATGTCGGTCTCCTTGTTGGGGCCGCCCGCCCGCGTGCCCGGGATAACGGCGCTCAGCCTAAGGGTTCCCGCGAGGGAAGGTTCAAGGGCCGAGTGCGGGGCAAGGCGTCGCGGTGACAATTTTGACAGCCGCCCAAAAGGGTTACAGTCTTGCGCCAGGGAAGGGCCGCTACTATCTTCGCGCCGCCTGCGGGCGGACCGTTTTGGCCAGTATGAGCCCGGCAGTCGCCGCCCGATTTTCCCTTCATCTTCGAGCCCAGGAATTCGCCATGGCCTTCCTCGCCGACCGTCTCGATCTGATCAAGCCGTCCCCCACCATCGCCGTCACCATGAAGGCGCGCGAGCTCAAGGCGGCCGGCCGCGACGTGATCGGGCTGGGCGCCGGCGAACCGGACTTCGACACGCCCGACAACATCAAGGCAGCGGCGGTCGAAGCGATCCGCCGCGGCGACACGAAATACACCAACGTCGACGGCACCAACGATCTGAAGAAGGCGATCTGCGCCAAGTTCGAGCGCGAGAACGGCCTCGGCTACAAGATCGACGAGATCACGGTGGCGTCGGGCGGCAAGCAGATCATCTACAACGCGATGGTCGCGACGCTGAACCCGGGCGACGAGGTGGTGATCCCGGCGCCCTACTGGGTATCCTATCCGGATATCGTGCTGCTTTGCGAGGGCAAGCCGGTGTTCGTGCCTTGCAGCCAGGAAAGCGGCTTCAAGCTGAACGCGCGCGATCTCGACCGCGCCATCACGCCGAAGACCAAATGGATCATCCTCAACAGCCCGTCGAACCCGACCGGCGCCGCCTATACGCGCGACGAGCTGAAGGCGCTGACCGACGTGCTGGTCAAGCATCCGCATGTCTGGATCCTGACCGACGACATGTATGAGCATCTGGTCTACGACAATTTCGTCTTTACCACGCCGGCGCAGATCGAGCCGCGCCTGAAGGACCGCACGGTCACGATGAACGGCGTGAGCAAGGCCTATTGCATGACCGGCTGGCGCATCGGCTATGCGGCGGCGCCCGTGGCGCTGATCAAGGCGATCGCGAAGGTGCAGTCGCAGAGCACCTCCAATCCCTGCTCGATCAGCCAGGCGGCCTCGGTGGAGGCCCTGAGCGGCCCCCAGGATTTCATCGCCAAGCATAACGCCGTCTTCAAGCAGCGTCGCGACATGGTGGTGGACATGCTGAACCAGGCGAAGGGCATCAAGTGCCACAAGCCGGAAGGCGCCTTCTATGTCTATCCGTCCTGCGCCGGGACGATCGGCAAGCACACGCCGGAGGGCAAGGTCATCGCCAGCGACGACGATTTCGTCGCCTACATCCTCGAGGCCGAGGGCGTGGCGGCGGTGCAGGGCTCGGCCTTCGGCCTGTCGCCCTTCTTCCGCATCTCCTACGCGACCTCGACCGAGGCGCTGAAGGATGCCTGCACGCGCATCCAGCGCGCCTGCGCGAAGCTGAGCTGAGAATCGGCCTTCCGCCGCGATCTTCCGGTCGTTCGGAGATCGCGGCAGACGAGCTCCCTTCAATCCTGGAACGCCTCGAAGCGGTCCTGGAGCTCGCGCATCGCCCGGATGCGCTCCGCCACCTTGTCGCCGAGCCGCGCGATCAGATCGTCGAACAGCAGATTGACGAGGCTGAGAAACGGCGCCTGTGAGTCCCAGAACAGATGCGAATCGGTGCTGACCGAGAGAACCTCCTCGGTGTAGTCGCGCGCCCAGTGGCAGTGATTGTCGCAGATGATGATGACCGGGATCCCGGCGTCGACGGCGCTGCGCGCCAGCTGGTGGCTGAGCCTGGTATAGCGGCGCATTTCGAACAGGACGAGGCAGGGCGCGGAAGCCTGGCCGGCCAGCAATTCGGCGAAGGTGCCGTTGCCGCGGTCGAGCAGGCGCACATTGGGGCGCACATAGTCGAGGCGCGCCGCGAAGTCGGAAGCGATTCCGGCGATCGTCTGGAAGCCGGCGACATAGACGTCCGACCGCTTGGCCAGGATCTCGATGCTCCGTTTCCAGGCGCGGGTGGCGCGCAGCTCATAGACGCCGATCGTCGCCTGCATCTCGAGCTCGAAATTGTCCCACAGCTTGCTGTCGCGGCTCGATTGCTTGCGGATCCGGTCGACGCGGTCGGAGATGAGCAGCGGCGTGGTGTCGAGCTCGTTGCGCATCTTGTCCTTGAGATCGCTGAGCCCCCGATAGCCCAGCGCCCGAAGGAAGCGGCTGACCGTCATCTGGCTGACGCCGACGCTTTCGGCGATCGATGCCGCCGTCTCGAAGGGCAGGCTGCTCATGTTGGTGAGCATATAGCTCGCCACGGCCTTCTCCGCCTTCGAAAGCCCCGAGAATTCCTTTCGCAGCCGGTTGGTCAGGCCCGCTTTCATGAAGGCACCTCGGGCACGCGGTGGAACCAGGGCTTCGCGGTTTCGAGTTGTCCCGCGAGGCGGAACAATGTCGCTTCGTCGCCGAAGGGCGCGCTGAACATGATGCCCACCGGCAGGTTCTGCGCGGTCCAATGCAGCGGGACCGACATGCTCGGCTGTCCCGAGATATTGAAGAGCTGCGTGAAGGGCATGAAGTCGCGCAGAGCGCGGCTGTAAGCGTCGAGGTCGGGATTGTCGGTGCGCAGGGTCCCGAGCCGGATCGGCGGCTGCGCCAAGGTCGGGCTCATCACGATATCGAACCGGTCGTGGAAATCGGCCATGCGCCGGCCCTGCAGGTGAATGGTCGCCAGCGCCTCGGGATAGTCCTCGACCTTGAGCGTCCGGGCAAATTCGACCGCGCCCCAGGTGACCGGGTCGACATCGCTCGGGACGAGCTCGCGCCCGAGAGAGCGGGCGCGCGCCTGCAGCGAGCGGGACACGTTGCTGGCGACCAGCACCCACAACGCGCGACCGAGCTCCTCGCTGTCGCCGGGCGGCCGGGCCTCTTCGACGCGATGGCCCAGCGATTCCAGCAGCCGCGCCGCCTCTTCGGCCGCCTGGATGCATTCCGCGGCGACGGCGACGCCCGAGAGCGGCTCGTGCTGGAAGGCGATCCTGAGGCTGCCGACCGGCGCGCCGACATCGGCGAGAAAGGGATGATCGCGGTAGGGTGCGCAATAGGGATCCCCCGGCGCCGGGCCCTGCGTGGCGTCGAGTGCCGCCGCGCTGTCGCGCACCGAGCGCGAGACCACATGGCTGACCGACAGGCTGCCCCAGCCCTCGCCGGCGAGGGGCCCGGCCGGGGTCCGGGCGCGCGTGGGTTTCATGCCGAACAGGCCGCAACAGGAGGCCGGAATGCGGATCGAGCCGCCGCCATCGCTGGCATGGGCCACGGGGACGATGCCGGCGGCGACCGCCGCGGTGGCGCCGCCCGACGAGCCGCCGGCCGTGCGCGACAGATCCCAGGGATTGCGCGTGGCGCCGCCGAAGCTGCCTTCGGTCGAGGGCGCCAGCGCCATCTCCGGCGTGGCGGTCTTGCCGAAAATGACGAAGCCCGCCTGCTTGTAACGCGCCACCAGCGTGGAATCGGCCTTGGCGCGCATGCCGGCGAAGAAGCGCGAGCCTTGCGTCGTCACGGTCCCCGCCAGCTGCGCGCCGACATCCTTGAGCAGGAAGGGAACGCCGGAGAAGGGTCCGTCCGGCAGCGGACGGTCCAACGCCTCGCGGCCATGGTCATAAAGCTTCTGCGACAAAGCGTTGATCGACGGATTGACCCGCTCCGCCCATTCGATCGCCATCTCGAGCAGTTCTCGCGGCGAGATCGCACGCTTGCGCAGCAAGGCCGCCAGACCAAGGCCGTCATGGTCGCGATAGTCCGGAAACCGGTTCACGATGCCCCCATAAGGTGTACTGTTTTGAAAGTACCATAACTTGACTTCATGGGATATTCATAACAGCATCCGTGCCGCGTTCAGTTCCCGGGAACATAACTCGGGACGTGGAGGAGGAAGCAGGCATGAGGAGGACCCAATGAGTTTCGGAAAGAGAATTGGCGGCATCGCGTTCGCCCTGGCGATCAGCGTTGCCGGGAGCGCCGGACTGGCGGCGTCGGCCCTGGCCGCCGACGCGACCATCGTCTGGGGAAAACCCGCCGAGATCACCGGGTTCGATGTCCATGTCGCGGGCACCGTCGCGTCCTGGGAAATGTATCAGATGGTCTATGAGACGCTGCTGACCACGGACGAAAACCTGAAGCTGCAGCCGGGCCTGGCGGAGAGCTGGCAGCAGACCTCGCCCACGACCTATGTCTTCAAGCTCCGCGCCAACGCCAAATTCTCCAACGGGCGCCCCGTCACGGCCGACGACGTCATCGGCAACCTGGAGCGCATCAAGAATCCCGAGACCGCCTCCTATTGGTCGGCGCAGCTCGGCAATATCGCGAAGATGGAGGCGCCCGACGACCATACCGTGACGATCGAGCTGGAATCGCCCCATCCGGCCCTGCTCGCGGCACTCGCCCACATCACCGCCGCCATCATCCCGATCAAGGAGCTCAAGGACGGCAGCTTCGATCCGACCAAGGATCTGCTGGGCTCGGGCCCCTTCATGGTGTCCGAGCATAAGCAGGACGAAAGCTGGACCTTCGTCAGGAACCCCAACTATTGGCAGTCGGGCGAGCCGGTCGCGGATCGTCTCGAGGTGCCGATCATCCCCGATGAATCGGCGCGCATGGCCGCCTTGCGCGACGGGCGGATCGACTTCACCACCTTCGAGAATCCGGATGCGGTGCAGATGCTGGGCAAGGACGCCAACATCAAGGTGATCTCGCAGCAGACCACGAACTATTACCGCGTCGACGTGAACGCGCTGAGCGAGAAATCGCCCTTCCACGACAAGCGCATCCGGCAGGCGATGAACCTGGCGCTCGATCGCGACGCGATCAACAATCTGGTCTTCGGCGGCACGACGCGGGTGGATTATCCGGTGCCGGCCGCTTTCGGCAAGGATGCCTGTCATGCCGATCCGGTCTATGCCCTCTCGCGCGACGAGCGGGTGAAGAAGGCCCAGGCCCTGCTCAAGGAAGCGGGCAAGGAGCATCCCACGGTGCGGCTGATGGCGACCTCGGCCAATCCGGTGCTGGGACGGATCGCGCAGGTGATGCAGCAGAGCCTTCAGGAGGCGGGCTTCACCGTCGCTATCGAGCAGCCGCCGACAGCCGAATATCTGCAGAAGGTCTTCACCGACGGCGATTTCGACATGGCTCTTTCCTGGCTTGCCGGCTACACCGATCCCACCATGGTGATCGCCTGGTGGAATCCGAAGTTCGCGGTGTGGAACCAGGTCTTCCAGGAGGAAGTGCCCGCGCTCAGCGCGGCGCTGGACGAGGTCAAGACCATGGAGGACGGGCCCGCCCGCGACGGGAAGCTGAAGGAGATCTGCAGTCTGATCGACGACAGCTCGAACCTTCTCGCGCTTGTGAGCAAGACCGACTACATCGCCTATCGTTCCGACAAGATCGAGTTGAAGGTGCCGGCGCATTCCGGCTCCTCCAACACCTTCCAATACATCGCGGCCTTCAAGTCGCTCGACTGAAGCCAAGGTGACTCCGGGGACGGGCAGGCGATCGAGCCCCCGCCCGTCCCCGGACCCTTCAGGACTCCCGGGACCCGCGGATGCGCCTTCTCGTCTATTTCGCCCCGAAGCTCGCGCTGGCGCTCGTCACCATGCTGGGCGTCTCGGTGCTGGTCTTCCTGGCGCTGCGGTTCCTGCCGGGCGGTTACGCCGACATTCTCCTCGGGCCCTTTGCGACACCTGACGCGCGCAAGGTGATCGCGGAGCGTTACGGCCTCGATCAGCCGATGATCGTGCAATATGGGCGCTGGCTCCTGGCGATGTCGCAGGGCGACTTCGGCGTGTCGATGGTGACGCGCCGCTCGGTCATCGCCGAGTTCCTCCGCCGGGCACCGGTCACGCTGGAGCTGGCCTCGCTGTCGCTGGGGCTGGTGCTCCTCGTGGGCGTGCCGTTGGGCGTTGCGGCCGGCGCCGCCGCGTCGGACAGGCCGCAGGGCGGCCTGGCACGGCTGGTCGGCGCTCTCGGCGCCAGCGTGCCGGATTTCGTCCTCGGCAGCGCCCTGATCTTCGTCTTCTCGGTTTGGTCGCTGTGGCTGCGCGTCGGCGGCTATGTGCCCTTCTTCGACGATCCGGTAACCAACATGCGGGTGATGATCCTGCCGACGGTCACGCTGTCGGTCTTCGGCATCGCCCTGGTGCTGCGCACCACGCGCGACGCGGTGCTGCGGGTCATGACCGAGGGCTATATCACCGCCGCGGTCGCGCGCGGCGAGAATCCCCGCAACATCATCCGCCTGCATGTGCTGCGCAACGCCGCCATTCCTGTGGTGACCGTCGTCACCACCTATTTCGGCTTCCTGCTGGGCGGCGCCGTCGTGGTCGAAGTCCTCTTCTCCATCCCCGGTGTCGGCCTCTACGCCTTCAACGGCCTCCTCAATCGCGACTATGCCATCGTGCAGACAGGCGTGCTGCTGGCCGCCGCCGTCTTCATCGCGATCAACATGCTGGCCGACCTGCTCTATGCCATCATCGACCCGCGCATCGGTTCGGGGAGCGGCCGGTGAGCGTCTGGCGGGACAGCCCCCGGCTTCTGGCGCGGCTCTGGCGGCGGGACAAGCTTTCCTTCTTCGGCGTCGTCCTGCTGGTGGTCCTGGTCCTGCTGGGCTTGTTCGGCGCCTATCTGCCGCTGGGCGATCCGACAAAGATCGGTACCGGGCCTCGCCTGTTCGCACCCTCCTGGCATCTGCCCTTCGGGACCGACGAGCTCGGCCGCTCCTTCCTGCCGCGTGTCGTGCAGGGCATTCGCTCGACCTTCCTCATTTCGGCGATCGCGGTCGTCATCACCGCCGTGATTGGCACGCTGCTGGGGATGCTGTCGGGCTACTTCCGCGGCGCGTCCGACCAGTTGATCGCGCGGGGCGCCGACATCCTGTTTGCCTTCCCGGCGCTGCTGCTGGGCCTTCTCATCGCCGCGGTCATGGGCCCGGGCGAGATTTCCGTGGTCGCCGTGATCTCGGTCGCGACCCTGCCGCTCTTCATCCGGGTGGTCCGCTCGGTCACGCTCGGCGTGGCGGGGCGCGGTTTCGTCACCTCGGCGGAAGTCGCGGGCGCCTCCTCCTGGCGGGTCATGTTCGTCCATATCCTGCCCAACATCATGGGCGCGGTGGTGGTGCAGCTCAGCTATGC
The nucleotide sequence above comes from Hypericibacter terrae. Encoded proteins:
- a CDS encoding ABC transporter permease → MSVWRDSPRLLARLWRRDKLSFFGVVLLVVLVLLGLFGAYLPLGDPTKIGTGPRLFAPSWHLPFGTDELGRSFLPRVVQGIRSTFLISAIAVVITAVIGTLLGMLSGYFRGASDQLIARGADILFAFPALLLGLLIAAVMGPGEISVVAVISVATLPLFIRVVRSVTLGVAGRGFVTSAEVAGASSWRVMFVHILPNIMGAVVVQLSYALSIGMIIESALSFLGLGVQPPDASLGSLLRQGSAYLTIAPWLVLSSGAVLSAAIMSVNLVGDAVRDALEPLKGRSLT
- a CDS encoding ABC transporter permease, translating into MRLLVYFAPKLALALVTMLGVSVLVFLALRFLPGGYADILLGPFATPDARKVIAERYGLDQPMIVQYGRWLLAMSQGDFGVSMVTRRSVIAEFLRRAPVTLELASLSLGLVLLVGVPLGVAAGAAASDRPQGGLARLVGALGASVPDFVLGSALIFVFSVWSLWLRVGGYVPFFDDPVTNMRVMILPTVTLSVFGIALVLRTTRDAVLRVMTEGYITAAVARGENPRNIIRLHVLRNAAIPVVTVVTTYFGFLLGGAVVVEVLFSIPGVGLYAFNGLLNRDYAIVQTGVLLAAAVFIAINMLADLLYAIIDPRIGSGSGR